Below is a window of Leucobacter chromiiresistens DNA.
GGGTCTGCTCACCGACATCCAGGTCCCCGACCTCGAGACCCGAATCGCGATCCTCCGCAAGAAGGCGGAGCGGGAGAGCCTCGTGATCGACGACAGCATCCTCGAATTCATCGCGAGCAAGTTCTCCTCCAACATCCGCGAACTCGAGGGCACGCTGATTCGCGTCACCGCCTACGCCAGCCTGAATCAGCAGCGCATCGACATGCAGCTCGTGCACACGGTGCTCAAGGACCTCATCACCCTCGATGCCGACAACGAGGTGCAGCCCTCCGACATCATCAGTAAGACGGCCGAGTACTTCGACCTGTCGGTCGACGATCTCTACGGGCCGACCCGCGCGCAGCAGATCGCAACATCGCGGCAGATCGCGATGTACCTGTGCCGGGAGCTCACGCCGCTCTCGCTTCCCAAGATCGGACAGCTCTTCGGGGGGCGCGACCACACGACGGTGATGTACGCGCACAAGAAGATCTCGCAGCTGATCGCCGAGCGCCGTTCCATCTACAACCAGGTCACGGAGCTGACGACCCGCATCAAGCAGGGCACGCGCTGAACGAGTTATCCACAGACATTCATGCACATGTGAATATCTGGGGAGAACCGAGCCGTTTCTGTGCATGGATCGCGATGACCTGTGCACGAGGGGTCCGCCGCGTACTTCGGCATCATCCCGCGGTTCAGCCTTCATCCACCGCGATTGCACAACTCACATTCGTGTAGTTCTCTTACAAGAATTGGGATCGCTCCGGTTATCCACAGAATCCACAGCCGTTAACACTGTTAACACTTCTCATCTCTTCAGACGGGCGTTCGATCACGCGATCCGGATCAGGCCGAACGCCGGCGCCGGGCACAACGCGTACTCTCGGATGCCGAGCCCTCGGGAGTATGCAAAGATTGTCAGGCCGAGGAGAACGACGCGACCCAGAACGCGTGCGAAGGGAAGCCCGATGCGATTTACCGTCAATCGTGACGTATTCAGCGATGCTGTGTCTTTCGCAGTCAAACTGCTCCCTCCTCGCCCGACGCAGCCGCTCTTGAGCGGAGCGCTCATCGAAGCTGAGGGCGATCAGCTCACCGTGTCGTCGTTCGACTACGAGGTCTCGGCTCGCACCTCCATCTCCGCGGTCGTCGCAGACGCCGGCCGCGCACTCGTCTCCGGTCGCCTGCTCGGCGAGATCGCGCAGCGCCTGCCGCATTCGGACGTGGAGGTGTCGCTGCTGGAGAGCCGGGTGGAAGTGCGCTGCGGTTCGGCCTCCTTCAGTCTTCCCGCGATGCCCGTGGAGGAGTACCCCCAGATCCCGAAGATCGATTCGGTGTCGGGCTCGGTTCCGGCCGATGTATTCTCCGAAGCCGTCTCGCAGGTGTCCCTGGCTGCGTCGAAGGACGATGTGACGCCGGTGATCACCGGCGTGCAGTTCGAAGTCGACGCGAATTCGGTGACGTTGACGGCCACGGACCGCTACCGCGTCGCGATGCGCAGCATCGACTGGGAGCATCGGGATGCGAGCGAGTCATTGAACGCCCTGGTCCCGTCGAAGATCGTCACCGAGGTGGGTAAGACGTTCTCGGGCGTGGGCGAGGTCCAGGTGAGCGTCGTGAAGGACGCGGATCGCGAGCTCGTGGCGTTCACCGGCGGCACGAAGACGGTGACGTCCCTGCTCATCAAGGGCAATTACCCGCCGGTGGGGCGCCTGTTCCCCGAGAGCGTCGAGAACTACGCCGTGGTGAGCACCTCGGAACTCATCGAGGCGGTGGGTCGCGTCGGGCTCGTGCTCGAACGCGAGGCCGCCCTCCGCTTCTCCTTCGCCGAGGGCGTCGTCACGCTGGAGGCGGCGGGCACGGAATCGGCTCAGGCGGTCGAGACGGTCGACGCGCATCTGGTCGGCGATGACATGGTGGTTTCGCTCAAGCCTCAGTTCCTGCTCGATGGTCTGCGCTCGACGCATTCGGAGTTCGCTCGGATCGGCTTCACCCGCACGGACAACCCGGGCAAGCCCGGGCCGGTGCTGATCACCAGCCAGCGCAGCAAGGACGACGCGGACGAGAAGAGCTTCCGCTACCTCCTGCAGCCGAACCTGCTGCTGCGGTAGGTTCGGGATGCGGGTAGCGCATCTCTCCCTGGGCGATTTCCGCAACTACGCGTCTGCGGAGCTCGGTCTGTCGGCCGGTCCCAATCTGCTGATCGGGCAGAACGGCCAGGGGAAGACGAATCTCGTCGAGGCGATCGCCTACTTCGCTACGCTGCGCTCTCACCGGGTCTCCGGCGATGCCGCCCTCATCCGCGCCGGTCGATCGTCGGCGATCGCCCGCATGCGCGTTCGTGCGGGGGAGCGCGAGGTGCGGCTCGAGCTCCAGCTCAACCAGGGGAGTGCGAATCGCGCGCAGGTGAACGGCAATGCCGTTCGCCCGCGCGAGGTTACAAGGTGGTTCTCCGCAGTGACGTTCGCTCCCGAAGACCTGATTATCGTTCGTGGAGAGCCCTCAGGACGGCGGCGCTTCTTGGATGATGCGCTGCTCGCCCGACATCCGGTCGCCTCAGGGGCGCTCAGCGACTACGAAAAGGTGGTGCGTCAGCGCACCTCGCTCTTGAAGTCTGCGCGCGGGCGAGGCCAGTCCGCTTTGGCGACCCTTCCGGTCTGGGATGATCAGCTGGTCGACCATGGAACCCAGATCATGCTCGCTCGCCGAGAGCTGCTGCGCGATCTGAGTGAACCCCTGCGCGACCACTACGCCGCGCTGGTCGGCGGCGATCACGCGCCGCGGGTGTCGATGTTCGAGAGCGTCGGCGATGCGCGGCAGTCCGCTTCCGTTTCACGTGAAACACCGTCCGACGAGGATCTCGTCCGCGAGGCCGACGTTTCACGTGAAACGCTCGCGCGTGAATTCCGAGAAGCGCTCGCAATAGTCCGCGGCCGCGAGATCGAGCGCGGCGTCACGCTCGTCGGCCCCCATCGCGACGATCTGGCACTCGCTCTCAATGGTCTCCCGGTGAAGGGGTTCGCGAGTCACGGCGAATCCTGGTCATTCGCACTCTCACTCAAACTCGCTCTCGCCGAACTGCTGAGGAACGAATCCACGGCCGGCGATCCGGTGATCATTCTCGATGACGTGTTCGCCGAGCTCGACGCGACGCGGCGCGGTCGACTGATGCGTGCGGTGGCCGACTACGAACAGGTGATCGTCACGGCGGCGGTCGAGGCCGACGTTCCCGATGACGTGGCGTGGCGTCGCACGCGGATCTCGGCGGGCACCCTGGAGCCTGATCGTACCGAAGAGACGTCGGAGTCGCCGGATGGTGCCTGAGGATCGGACGCCGTTCGCCACGGAGGCGTATCTGCGCGCCAAGTCGGTGTGGCGCGGTGTACCGCACCGCCGCCGAGCCCGGCGGCAGGAGGACAGCGCCGCGGGCGGCAGTCCGTTCGGCTTCGGGCGCGATCCGCGCGCTCTCTCGGACGTGCTGGTGACGGTCGCCTCCGATATGGGGTGGAGTGTCGAACTGGAGCAGGCGCGTCTGATCGGGGAGTGGCCGGAATTCGCTGGCGGAGCGACCGCGGAGCACACGAACGTTGTCGGCATCAGCCACGGCGTGCTGCAGATCCAGTGCGACTCGACGACTTGGGCGACCGAACTGCGCCGGCTCCGCGGCGAACTGCTCACGCGGCTGCTGCGGGACTACCCCGATTCTGAGGTGCGTGACATCCGCTTCCTCGCCCCTGGAGCCCCGAGTTGGCGGCACGGACCGCGCTCGGTTCCCGGACGCGGTCCGCGCGATACGTACGGGTGACCCGGCTGTTTCCGAGCGCGGCCGCGCACGGATCGACGTGCGAACGGTCGTCGGATACGGATAAGGGGACGATCCCCGGCGAATTCGGGGGTTCTGAGGCCCCTAACGCGCCTGTGGCGGCCTGAATCTTGATAAGCTGGACGGCGGAAGTGGATGGGGCTCGAACGCGCCCTGAGACGCCCAGATAAGGATCATTCTACGTATGAGTTCAGAGCAGGCTCCCGCCGCGGAGAATTACGGTGCCGGAGCGATCCAGGTACTCGAAGGGCTCGAAGCGGTTCGCAAGCGTCCGGGCATGTACATCGGTTCGACTGGCCCGCGCGGTCTGCACCACCTGGTGTACGAGATCGTCGACAACTCCGTCGACGAGGCGCTCGCGGGGTACTGCGACTTCATCGACGTCACCATTCTCGCAGATGGGGGAGTGCGGGTCGTCGACAACGGGCGAGGCATCCCCGTCGACGAGCACCCGACGGAGGGGCGCTCGACGGTGGAAGTGGTGCTCACCGTGCTGCACGCCGGCGGAAAGTTCGGGGGCGGCGGGTATGCGGTGTCCGGTGGTCTGCACGGCGTGGGCTCCTCGGTCGTCAACGCGCTGTCGCGTCGGTTCGAGGTCTCGGTGCAGCGTCAGGGTTTCACGTGGAACATGTCGTTCACCGACAGTGTTCCGGATGCGCCGCTCGCCCAGGGGGATCTGAGCTCGGAGACGGGAACCTCCATCACCTTCTGGCCCAGCGCCGACATCTTTGAGTCGATCGATTTCGACTACCAGACGCTGCGCACTCGGTTCCAGCAGATGGCCTTCTTGAACAAGGGGCTGCGGATCGCGCTGACCGACCTGCGCGAGCAGGAGCCGGTCGAGAACGCCGAGGGCGAGCTCGAGGCTCCGCCCGCATTGCACGACGAATTCCTGTACGAGAACGGCATCCAGGACTACGTGCAGCACCTCAACGCGGCGAAGCGATCGGAGCTCGTCAACGAGGAGATCATCTCCTTCGAGGCCGAGGATCCGGACCGCAAGATCGCCGCCGAGGTGGCGATGCAGTGGACGACCTCGTACACCGAGAGCGTGCACACCTACGCGAATACGATTAACACGCACGAGGGCGGCACGCACGAAGAGGGCTTCCGCGCCGCGCTCACCACGCTCGTCAATCGGTACGCACGAGAGAAGAACATCCTCCGCGAGAAGGACGACAATCTCTCGGGCGATGATGTGCGGGAGGGGCTCACCGCGGTCATCTCGGTCAAGCTCGGCGAGCCGCAGTTCGAGGGCCAGACCAAGACGAAGCTCGGCAACACCGAGGCGAAGGCGTTCGTGCAGAAAGTCGTGGGCGATCAGCTCGGCGACTGGTTCGAGCGCAACCCGGGGCCGGCGAAAGACATCATCAGGAAGTCGATCCAGGCCGCCTCGGCTCGTCTCGCCGCCCGCAAGGCGCGCGAGACGGCGCGCCGGAAGGGGCTTCTGGAATCCGGCGGGATGCCGGGCAAGCTCTCCGACTGCACGAGCAAGGACCCGACGATCTCCGAGATCTTCATCGTCGAGGGCGACTCGGCCGGTGGTTCCGCCAAGACCGGCCGGAACCCGCACACGCAGGCGATCCTGCCGCTGCGCGGAAAGATCCTGAACGTCGAGAAGGCCCGATTGGATCGCGCGCTCAACAACGCCGAGGTGCAGGCGATGATCACCGCGTTCGGTGCGGGCATCGGCGAGGACTTCACGCCGGAGAAGGCGCGGTACCACAAGATCGTGCTCATGGCCGACGCCGACGTCGACGGGCAGCACATCACCACGCTGCTGCTCACACTGCTCTTCCGCTACATGCGGCCCCTCATCGACCTGGGATACGT
It encodes the following:
- the dnaN gene encoding DNA polymerase III subunit beta, whose product is MRFTVNRDVFSDAVSFAVKLLPPRPTQPLLSGALIEAEGDQLTVSSFDYEVSARTSISAVVADAGRALVSGRLLGEIAQRLPHSDVEVSLLESRVEVRCGSASFSLPAMPVEEYPQIPKIDSVSGSVPADVFSEAVSQVSLAASKDDVTPVITGVQFEVDANSVTLTATDRYRVAMRSIDWEHRDASESLNALVPSKIVTEVGKTFSGVGEVQVSVVKDADRELVAFTGGTKTVTSLLIKGNYPPVGRLFPESVENYAVVSTSELIEAVGRVGLVLEREAALRFSFAEGVVTLEAAGTESAQAVETVDAHLVGDDMVVSLKPQFLLDGLRSTHSEFARIGFTRTDNPGKPGPVLITSQRSKDDADEKSFRYLLQPNLLLR
- the recF gene encoding DNA replication/repair protein RecF (All proteins in this family for which functions are known are DNA-binding proteins that assist the filamentation of RecA onto DNA for the initiation of recombination or recombinational repair.) yields the protein MRVAHLSLGDFRNYASAELGLSAGPNLLIGQNGQGKTNLVEAIAYFATLRSHRVSGDAALIRAGRSSAIARMRVRAGEREVRLELQLNQGSANRAQVNGNAVRPREVTRWFSAVTFAPEDLIIVRGEPSGRRRFLDDALLARHPVASGALSDYEKVVRQRTSLLKSARGRGQSALATLPVWDDQLVDHGTQIMLARRELLRDLSEPLRDHYAALVGGDHAPRVSMFESVGDARQSASVSRETPSDEDLVREADVSRETLAREFREALAIVRGREIERGVTLVGPHRDDLALALNGLPVKGFASHGESWSFALSLKLALAELLRNESTAGDPVIILDDVFAELDATRRGRLMRAVADYEQVIVTAAVEADVPDDVAWRRTRISAGTLEPDRTEETSESPDGA
- a CDS encoding DUF721 domain-containing protein, with product MVPEDRTPFATEAYLRAKSVWRGVPHRRRARRQEDSAAGGSPFGFGRDPRALSDVLVTVASDMGWSVELEQARLIGEWPEFAGGATAEHTNVVGISHGVLQIQCDSTTWATELRRLRGELLTRLLRDYPDSEVRDIRFLAPGAPSWRHGPRSVPGRGPRDTYG
- the gyrB gene encoding DNA topoisomerase (ATP-hydrolyzing) subunit B, with translation MSSEQAPAAENYGAGAIQVLEGLEAVRKRPGMYIGSTGPRGLHHLVYEIVDNSVDEALAGYCDFIDVTILADGGVRVVDNGRGIPVDEHPTEGRSTVEVVLTVLHAGGKFGGGGYAVSGGLHGVGSSVVNALSRRFEVSVQRQGFTWNMSFTDSVPDAPLAQGDLSSETGTSITFWPSADIFESIDFDYQTLRTRFQQMAFLNKGLRIALTDLREQEPVENAEGELEAPPALHDEFLYENGIQDYVQHLNAAKRSELVNEEIISFEAEDPDRKIAAEVAMQWTTSYTESVHTYANTINTHEGGTHEEGFRAALTTLVNRYAREKNILREKDDNLSGDDVREGLTAVISVKLGEPQFEGQTKTKLGNTEAKAFVQKVVGDQLGDWFERNPGPAKDIIRKSIQAASARLAARKARETARRKGLLESGGMPGKLSDCTSKDPTISEIFIVEGDSAGGSAKTGRNPHTQAILPLRGKILNVEKARLDRALNNAEVQAMITAFGAGIGEDFTPEKARYHKIVLMADADVDGQHITTLLLTLLFRYMRPLIDLGYVYLAQPPLYRIKWSNAEDEYVYSDSERDARLAAGAEQGRRLMKESGVQRYKGLGEMNHEELWETTMNPETRTLLQVTMEDAAIADEIFATLMGEDVEARRTFIQQNAKDVRFLDI